The uncultured Bacteroides sp. genome includes the window CGAAGCGAACGAGTGCGCAATATTTGTGCACTTGCGATCGGATTCTTTGAGCCCGGGATACTGCTATCATGGCTGTTCTTCACCGGAAGCTCAAAAGAGGACAGTTTCTTTTGAAGCTTGAGGTTCTCACCGGTGAGTCGTTTTATCTCTTGATCCTTCAAACTTAGAAGACGATCTTTGGAAGACAACTCTTTGAGAAGAGTCTTTTTCTCCTTTCCAACAATGGAAAACTTGTTGCGAAGGGAATTCAACTCCTCATATAAAGTAGAGAGGATAAAAGGGATATCATTCAATTTTTCTTCCACAGGGCAAAGGTAAAGACCAATACAAAAAAAAGAAAAAAGGACTCATAGATTATCAACCGGATATGAACAACAAGACCAATTACGATACTATTTGCAACTTTGAAGGACCTGAGTAGTTACCCCATACATAGTAAACTAAACCTTTTTCTTTTAGGTATTTTTTATAGAAACTAAAAAAAAGAGTAATTGATGAGAATATCTTTCTTAAATCTCTATCACGATAACGAGATTTTATGTTGATAACCTTAGTTTTACCATCAATTTCTTTTCTAGTATATTTATAATTAACAGATGGGGAAGCAACAAAGACATCAATATCATAACCCTCTGTTAAGGCTTCAATTATATCAACATCAGTATCCCACCATGAGTCATAAGTCAAATAAGAAATATGTATCATATCTTTACACCTTTCATCTTACATTGCATAGCAAATCTCATATCAGTTTCACTATCGCCAATCATTAAACATTTATTCCACTCAAGGTCTGGAAAATCTTTTTTAGCCTGTAATGCCATTCCAATATTAGGCTTTCTATAAAAATCAGCATCGAAAAAAGTTTGATTAAGGATGCTTTGAATACAAATCGCTAAGAAACTCGCTTTATATGCTGGTATTGCTATTGTATATTTCATAGCTCTTATCATTTCTATTTAATAAATAATTTCGACTATAGATAGTATTTAGAATATAAATACAGATGCAAATCATAATTATATTATCTGCTGTAGAATACCACGATGCAGCAATATTGGCAGGTATCTGATATATAATAAATAACTTAGCAAACATAAATTCTTCTGAGACAGATTGAAAAAATACTTTTCCAAACAATAAGAAATAAAGGAATAGACCTAATATTCCAGTAACTACAAACATTTGAGCATATCCTACATCGCTCATAAAATATCGTTTCATTTTTTTAATACGTTCATTAGAATATCCATAAGAACTATTTGCATGAGGCATACCATTCCCAAAAAAAGTTGTTAATATATTCTTAGAATAATCATTAAAAAAGAATTTATATTCTTGTATACGTATATTTTCATCTCCAGAGCGCTGATTTTCAGCTTGATTTTCAGAGAGGGCTATAAGCTTACCCAAAACACTATCATCACTAATCTTTATTATTTGTGGAGAAAAATACAACACCATAAAAGCTAATGCAAGATATAACCACATTTTTTTATTATTCCTAAGTATATAATACAAGCCAACAAGAAAAGAAAAAAGAATAACCTGTCTAACAACTTGCAATACTATAAAAACAAAAAAGAAGATGACAAGAATTAAATATTTCTTCTTTTTCAAAAACGAAAATTTATTTAATGATAAGAAAAAGGCAGCAATAATAAAGGATTTACCTATAATAATCAATCGAAAAATACCTCTAGAATCATCAAGTTCTCTATCTGAGTCGAAACCAAAAACGAGCTGAGGTGCCTTACTCATGCCATACAACCATAATAGAATATAAACAAAGGCAAATATCCATATCATGCGTTCTAATTCTCTTATTGGAGGCTTCACTTTAC containing:
- a CDS encoding HAD hydrolase-like protein, giving the protein MKYTIAIPAYKASFLAICIQSILNQTFFDADFYRKPNIGMALQAKKDFPDLEWNKCLMIGDSETDMRFAMQCKMKGVKI
- a CDS encoding O-antigen ligase family protein, translating into MAWIFWGQSIVLGYRVTAGMLGLTYFFFLCKVKPPIRELERMIWIFAFVYILLWLYGMSKAPQLVFGFDSDRELDDSRGIFRLIIIGKSFIIAAFFLSLNKFSFLKKKKYLILVIFFFVFIVLQVVRQVILFSFLVGLYYILRNNKKMWLYLALAFMVLYFSPQIIKISDDSVLGKLIALSENQAENQRSGDENIRIQEYKFFFNDYSKNILTTFFGNGMPHANSSYGYSNERIKKMKRYFMSDVGYAQMFVVTGILGLFLYFLLFGKVFFQSVSEEFMFAKLFIIYQIPANIAASWYSTADNIIMICICIYILNTIYSRNYLLNRNDKSYEIYNSNTSI